One segment of Setaria viridis chromosome 4, Setaria_viridis_v4.0, whole genome shotgun sequence DNA contains the following:
- the LOC117853276 gene encoding peptidyl-prolyl cis-trans isomerase FKBP13, chloroplastic has translation MAPSTSTTSPLSRLLLSLPKPGAARHPRPAPCPDAACSAKSPGAGLVLRRREAAAAVLSAAVLSRFLLLPAAAEAADSGGECPLEVAPSGLAFCDRVVGTGAAAQEGQLIRAHYTGKLEDGTVFDSSYKRGKPLTFRVGVGEVIKGWDQGIVGGEGIPPMLAGGKRTLKLPPALAYGEKGAGCRGWEPTSCVIPPNSTLLFDVEYVGTAFG, from the exons ATGGCTCCGTCCACCTCCACCACGTCGCCGCTGTCCCGCCTGCTCCTCAGCCTCCCGAAGCCCGGCGCCGCTAGGCACCCTCGCCCGGCGCCGTGCCCGGACGCCGCGTGCAGCGCCAAGagccccggcgccggcctcgtcctccgccggcgcgaggccgcggcggccgttctgtccgccgccgtgctctcccgcttcctcctcctccccgcggcggcggaggccgcggacAGCGGCGGGGAGTGCCCGCTCGAGGTGGCGCCGTCCGGGCTCGCCTTCTGCGACCGCGTCGtcggcaccggcgccgccgcccaggagGGCCAGCTCATCAGG GCGCATTACACGGGCAAGCTGGAGGACGGCACGGTGTTCGACAGCAGCTACAAGCGCGGGAAGCCGCTCACCTtccgcgtcggcgtcggagAG GTGATTAAAGGGTGGGATCAGGGCATAGTAGGCGGCGAGGGGATCCCGCCGATGCTCGCAG GTGGTAAGCGGACGCTGAagctgccgccggcgctggccTACGGCGAGAAGGGGGCGGGGTGCAGAGGCTGGGAGCCCACCTCCTGCGTCATCCCGCCCAACTCCACGCTCCTCTTCGACGTCGAGTACGTCGGCACAGCCTTCGGCTGA
- the LOC117853275 gene encoding uncharacterized protein — protein MGDEQGHQEEGDDYDLVLQKQEWIKTQDMLKSKIILEDDFVWSLPSVGSSSGEDARGKLKYIGGTDISFLKEDPSTACAAVVILDAVTLEVVHEEFVVVQLQVPYIPGFLAFREAPILLGLLEKVKNNAHDFYPQVLMVDGNGLLHPRGFGLACHLGVLADLPTIGVGKNLHHVDGLNQSEVRRQLEGKENCDKEFISLTGRSGTTWGVAMRSCPGSLKPVYISVGHRISLDSAAAIVKLCCKYRVPEPTRQADIRSKVFLQKLQRPEQ, from the exons ATGGGTGATGAACAAGGACaccaagaagaaggagatgacTATGATTTGGTGCTGCAGAAACAAGAATGGATCAA AACACAAGACATGCTCAAGAGCAAGATTATTCTTGAAGATGATTTTGTTTGGAGTTTACCTTCGGTAGGCTCAAGTTCAGGTGAAGATGCAAGGGGCAAACTGAAGTATATTGGTGGGACTGACATTAGCTTCTTAAAGGAAGATCCATCCACAGCATGCGCCGCAGTGGTGATTCTAGATGCTGTCACTTTGGAAGTTGTCCATGAAGAGTTTGTTGTTGTTCAACTGCAAGTGCCGTATATTCCTGGTTTCCTTGCATTCAGAGAG GCTCCAATTCTTCTTGGACTCTTGGAGAAGGTGAAGAACAATGCACATGATTTCTACCCTCAG GTTCTCATGGTTGATGGAAATGGATTACTCCATCCGCGAG GTTTTGGTTTAGCTTGTCATCTTGGCGTCCTTGCAGACCTTCCTACCATCGGAGTTGGGAAAAAT CTGCATCATGTAGATGGACTTAACCAATCTGAAGTCAGAAGGCAGCTCGAGGGAAAAGAAAACTGCGATAAGGAGTTCATTTCATTGACTGGACGGTCCGGGACGACATGGGGCGTG GCGATGCGTTCCTGCCCTGGTTCATTGAAACCAGTCTACATCTCAGTTGGGCATCGCATTTCGCTTGATTCGGCAGCCGCGATAGTGAAGCTGTGCTGCAAATACCGTGTTCCTGAGCCAACTCGGCAG GCTGATATAAGATCGAAGGTGTTCCTGCAGAAGCTCCAAAGACCAGAGCAGTAA